TTTGAATATGCatgctttaattttttacatgttttacatacAATTAGGTATTGATAGTTATACATATGTTGTGATTAACTTGTGTCTCATCCCTTTtacacatttaaacaaataaaatttgtttaaactaaactaaacacATATGTTTTATTGTACCTTCTAGTTGTTTGGATGCAtactaattaaaaataattattaatatcatttagatttatttctttaatagctCCATTTTTTACAGGCAAAACACAAATTAGATGGGAGATTATATGCCATAAAAAAGATAAAGTTCAAGCATTCACAACCAGATGTCTGGATGAAGGTAATCTTCCAAACCTTTTCTATGAGTGTAGTTATGCCCTTTACTGTCATGCGTCAAAGGGTCATTTATGGCTACTGTTAGtgtcaaattggttaaaataatatgaggcaggcataacctgtgaatggggatgaagtctgtatgtattattttttttaattcaatcatgttgataaaagaaaccAAAATACCATACGTAATgttcccgattttggttctgttgttatgTAATTAGCTGTGACGctctttaagttatgacgtcatactcaatgtaaacaaaagaaacgctttcatcaggtaacgtttttttcatatcaaacaattattaaaattgaatttgtattgagatccaatcttatattttactagactgataaatataaaaaaaaattcaaagtctcatgcaaacaagacagatATCTGCGCAAATGTGAAGAAAACCGGAACAGGAAGTAGATctggaaaaaaaaagttatagatTTTGAGTTCagaagaagaataaaaaaattcgggatattttcccgatttttttttttttttttttttttattgatttttctaccgtatTAAAATGGGGACTTTGTCCTCATATGACCGTGATTCGTCAAAATATCCATATTATGATTCATCAGAGGTCTCAAATAGTTATCGTTACTGTTATGTTTGGGGGAAATTTAACTCCACTCGTCAAAACCAgtcaattgtttttattgtgtaaaagAAAGTGCACATTTAATTGTCATACACAAAAACTACCGTTAACATCATTTGGTAAGAATTTTTACAGCTATTCGACATTAACGTACCCTCATTCCTGCCCTCATCTATTGGAATGTCATAAAACCTCACATCATCaggaaaataaattttacacaGATTATTTtgcgttttaccctttcttgaccactttGCGGCCATTTAATTTCGTGATTatctgatttacttgatgaagtttTATAAGGAAAGATCCAAGGTTTACATATTCAttacgatttatattcgcgttatttttctactcgcgaaagttgtgaaaataaaactcGCGAAAATATGTTGGTttatagtatataaaatattcaaatgaacttgaattatctcccttttgtggtattaataaaattgcaatactttttaaaagattttatcaACTATGTAaccattttatattaatttttcataacATGCCAAATTTTTTAGTTTGATTGTATAAGCATGTCTTAATGATTTTAGAAtgataaaattgcaaaatatataCCATTAAAGAATCACtgcatttaaagaaatattttttcttttaaaaatttgaagacaaaaatTTGTTAGTGAGCTGAAGTTCAGACACTGAGGATTAGCTCTGCTACCACTGTTATAAACTATAAAGAATTTTTTGAAGTGTGTGATATTGAAATCCACATGTTATATTCTAGGGGTCTCACCAATCAGCTTAATCAATCATTAATCTCAAATAACATAAGAGCAATCTGTCCGTGTGGGgactgtatagccagtcaaggtcctTATGAACTTCTACCATCAGGGCAATTTTTAACTTACAATGGCAAGAATGATGTATGTATAAAAGTCAGTTATAGATAAcacttattttatttgaatggaAACATTAATGTCAGGGTTAATGTGTTTATAATTAGCACATTTTTCCAAATGTTTCACCTGTATGTatactgaaaattcaaaaaaaatttcagtgtgtttattattgcaaaaatgcAAAAGGTTCAAAATAGCTTTAATTTAAactaacattttgaaattttatatgaattaaataggatttttctcttattattgcaaaaatcaaaattgaatttaaatctgaaatggcaaaattgcaataataaatgcatgcataatttatgaatttttacaataagtaaaaacattttgaaaccCTCATTACGTTTATTATTATCGATTATTGCATATAATTTCTCATTAAACTCTATTTTAAATCATGTCatgatatttgtattataatttagtatgtcataatatttgtattacatgtataaactagTATGTCTGACatgatatttgtattataatataGTATGTCatgatatttgtattataatataGTATGTCatgatatttgtattataatataGTATGTCatgatatttgtattataatataGTATGTCatgatatttgtattataaatctGTATGTTATCTCTGTAAACATTTTATAGGTATTGAGAGAAGTGAAAGCTTTGGCCAATCTACAGCACCCTAACATAGTAGGATATAATGCTGCATGGTTGGAATATTCAACAGACTTCAGACCTGGTAATACGATAGAATAAATAGTATAAGTGAAAGATTAGAAAATcctcagtggcagatccagggggagggtttggaaccccctcccccctttttttggaagatcaatgcatttgaatggggacatatagttgggaaacccacccccccccctttttgtcctgggttgaggaccccccctttttttaaatggctggatcagCCCCTGATCCTAATGCTTTTTAGAGTAAGATTGCATCTTGAGTATTTCTCATgtgaaatattattaaaaccTAGCCTATTATAAGGATAAGAGTAGCATCATTATTTTCCCATAAGACATGTAAGAGTAGTATTGATAGACATTTGACtgtatatgttattttgaaatttaataaaaaagtaaatttttgacTGTGCAAtgtatatgttattttgaaattaataaaaagaaaatttttgactgtatatgttattttaaaatttaacaaaaagaaattttttgactgtatatgttattttaaaatttaataaaaagaaaatttttgactacaatgtatatgtttttttgagatttaataaaaagaaattttttgactatatgttattttgaaatttaataaaaaagaaaataagtcaGAGTTTACATGAAAAGTCACCAGCAGTGCAAATGAATATTTgtagcattaaaaaaaatgttacatgtacTATTAATAAAGACTTGAAGTTGTTGCCATACAAGGGGTATATGAAATGATTATATAGGGTGCatgaaaaaagttatatttgacAAGGTACCTGCGAAGTTGCCagtgttattaaattttcatgaacCTATGTAATCCTATCTTCCCCTTGTACACATTCACTATATGACcaattaatagatataggaagatgtggtgtgagtgccaatgagacaactctccatccaagtataCTGCTTACTTTTTGATACCTATGCCTATGGCAAACTTTAACCAAActtcaatttttcttttgttttagttATATCCAGTAAATTGATCGTCAAAATGATTGACCTTTTTCTCCTAGTTTATCTGTGTATATTACTgtcaatttagaaaatattttgtaaattaaattttgttattgttaacCTCTAACCTCTGACCAAATCAGAAATATAATGATTGGAATTGCAAAATGTTCTTGAAGGAATATCACTGAAATTctgaatgcttctttttattattgcaaaccTAGTAATGTCACattgttcacataaattaaaACATCCCAATTATCTCTAATTTTACAGTACATTGGTATTattatatgatttaattttggatgtaacccgtcttctgattggctgacgttattttgttatcaggccatagacataatttagtcatgtgaccgtgacgtcatcaacgttttttcatggttttctacagtttaaaattgaatttagcATTAAATATTAACAGCTACGCGTGTTATTCAGTGTTCACCAAACTTTTTAAGTTATTTCTtcatatacagaaaaaatattacagtcattccttaaatgtaATTGCATATTTATAGATATTCCTGGTACTAAAGTTGTATCTTCAGAGGAGAGTATTTCCAGTAGAGAGAGCAGGTACTAAGTTTGTTTTCAGTATGGTGgaattgtttttctcttattttcatgCTATTATCACATTTCCTGACcagtgtgagaaaaatatttctcctcactagtgaaaaatttgttctcggcaaatgattggttgaaattttattgtgatattaaattttcttgttttcttctgaattttcttattgtgacatcatgaaaaaaggcgaccatgcctgatgatgtcacatcaaaagtacacaactttttctaaatctttaaaaaatcattagagaaacagattccaccactcTAACTCatgtattatgatatttcttCACTCttaacagttaaattttaattatttagcaAGCCTCAccctttaaatattaaaaataatgtaatttgaattgTTGTAACTGCCAAGATGGGATAGAACACATTCGTCATGTTAactgatttgaaaattttgctgCTCCTGATTTGTTTTAACCCTAAATGTTTGTTCTTGAAGATCTGAACAACACCCAGACATTCCGGTTATTGTTAAAACAGCGGGTTTATTTTCAGTTGTGATATCATGTTTGTCCCAAAATACATCATTGTATGTttcaatataagaaaaaaagctgtggtatgattaccaatgagacaactctccacaaaagaccaaaataacacagaaattattaaatataggtcaccatacggccttcatcaatgagcaaagcccataccacatagtcagctataaaaagccctgaaatgacaatgtaaaacaattcaaacaaaaaaataatggcttaatttatgtaaaaaaaaatgaaagaaaaacaaaaatgtaacacataaacaaacaacaaccactgaattacaggattCAAGTCCATTGAATGAACTGTTTTATGATTTGCAGCTGATGTTTTACCTCTTCATACAGAAAAACAGATAATCAATGCAATATGAAATTACGTCCATGTTGACATTATTATTATGTATAGCATGTATAAGGCAgaagaaaaattaaactgtAGACAGGAATTTagggtgttttttttgtttttcttgctTTTAGAGAACCAAAACAAGTATTTAATGATAGTATAACATGTGTTTCCATTTACAGAATAAATCATTCCAAATCTACAGATTTTGGTGACAGCATTATATTTGATTCTCATGTTAAATTTGACAATGACTATTCAATGGACAACAACCCCAGCAGCCTACCTAAACTGGTTGAATTAACAGATGGTTGGGAACCAGTTGAAATCGTGTCACAGTCTGAATACTGTGAAGCGTGTGAAATGCTCAGAGGGAAAGAAAGTAAATACACAAACAGTGGTAGTGGAGATAAAGTTATTCATAAAACTGTTCCAAAACATAGCTGTACTTCAAAATTCTTTGAATCTGAGTTTAATGAAAAGACAAGTAATTTTGGACAAGCATGGGACGATGTATCACATATTGATACCTTCTGGGATAGACCTGGTAGAATTAGGAGGAGTATCAGCTGTgattgtttaacatgtaaaaataagttacaTGACCATTCTCATGAAAAACAGGTTATGTTGGGCTACCATCATTACAGTGAGGATAACATTCATTCCAGAGTAAGTCACTTGATTATAtacttcatatattttatatttttcagttttttcagTCAAAGTGAAGGACTGATATGTTTTAATCTACATATAAAATTCTAATGTCttatgtttagtttaaacatatttatttatagtggattgggaaacaagttattacaacttatattaatccctttacACTTTGTTGGtgcaagtgctgccttgtagaAGCATTAgcctggttttttttcaaaatctacaagtGTGTCTTTTATGTGCAATAGATATTGCTCTCTTTTAATATGGGTCAGCCATTTATATACCCGTTCTGACGGACTGCCATTGATTTTCAAGACAATACTCTcagatggtgtcaagggagGGCTGAACATTTCAGTCCCTGATATTTTCTCCCGGAACATGGATGAACCAGGATCTTTTGTGTTTGTAGTCTGATCGGCTAACCACTACAGATTATtctaaacaacaacaaaaatacgtGAAACTAGTCTTTAAAATAATCCccttcttttcattttttaattgctCATAACTAAAAACTAAGATTTTTTGTTGATACCTTCATAGTGTAATTCATTTTACTCATTGTTAATTAGAatcttttataacatgtatagttTAACTGTAAAGATCAAATGAAAATGCTGTTACATAGCTTCTATAACAAATATTCTTAAGTATTTTAAAGCTcacattcattttattataccCCATGGACTAATGTGGATTAATTATTACTTATGGAATTAAAACTTTCTCTGAGTTTGCATgcagtttttgaaaattcatgaaatcaaatatccacaaaattgCAAGTTGTCCAAAACCACTATAAAATTgcatcaacaaaataaataaatccacaatATGTATAGTGTGACAAAAATGATGTTAATtaatgaaaacattattttcagaTTCATGTAACATTATTTATACAAATGGAATTATGTAGTGTGACACTCAGGGAATACATGCAGAAAAGAAATACTCAATGTTCATCTTTTCTTGGTGAGTATTATAGAGAGGGGGTAGgatcctgatcccgaaatccggGCTAAAAAACACCTGATCCGGAAATCCCGGgattaaaaacacgaaatcctgaggtcctgaaatttgaaaaaaaagaattcctggatcccgaaagggtcaatctgGAAATccagagcttaaaaacacctgattCCGAAGTCCCTATAAAGGTcctattataaacatttttaagtgAAGTTCTAGCCTTGTAGTTATGAAAATGTCAAGTACCACTATCAAACTTTGAAATCAATGAAGCAAAATACTGGTTTGGTTTATTATAGCACAAATTCTGTACTTCCATTACTGAGTTAAagtaaaagagaggcgaaagataccaacggAACGCTAAAACtcataattcaaaaataaactgacaacgccatggctaaaaaagaaaaagactaaCAGACAAACAGTAATATGCAAAACACAATGTAGACAATATAGATAACTATGTTAAAACTCAATGAATTCTATACTTATTCCAAAATGTATGACAGGAACTGCATGGCGATTGATGTAACTAATTTTAGGTTTCATAACAAATAATTAaccaaaaaattgttaatggaaatggggaatgtgtcaaagagacagcaacctgACAATAGAGCAGggaacagctgaaggccactaATGGGTCATTAATGCAGCAAGAAATACTAGTTCAGTGGTACTGGACTTCATACTAAACTCagaattatacacaaaaaattaaaattaaaaatcacaagactaacaaaggccagaggctcctgacttgggacaggcgcaaaattgctgcatggttaaacttttttttttatatctcaaccctccactATACTTCTagccaatatagaaaaaaatatcacgtatatatattaaaactcaGTTGAAGAGAAGtccaagtctgatgtcagaatatgaaacaaaaggaaataaacaaaagacaataatacataaataacaacagactactagcagttactgacatgccagctccagacctcagttaaactgattgaaaattatgtcttcatcatatgaatatcaggcacaatccctcctgttaggggtttagtattatatcATCATGAAATAttagaagaacataacccatgtcatgccaacaactggttttagaataaaatgtgtttaattccgatgcaaagacccaatcaatattaaagccaaaatatgcaatcttaaatggcctgacaacagtattgtaactatatcccttcttaataagtctgtttaaaggttttgtttgcttttatactgatatttttgtgctttgtaaagaatattaccataatagattggatgtgaaatacctgaacatataaatgtctgcatgttgagttatatttatgaatgattttCATGCATATTCTTGTTTGTCAATGAAGGGAgcaatttactgaaaattttgTGGTTTTCAATGGACATTCATACAGTTTCTAAGAGAAAAACTATCTATTTCTATAGTTCTCAACactcaaaataaattaatttcaaagtGTTTTATCTAATTTATTACAGAGTTTAAGACAAATGCAGCAGCTAACATGAGGATATTCAAACAGCTAGTTAAAGGAGTAGACTTTATTCATTCCAATGGTCTGATACATAGAGATCTGAAAGTAAGTACAAACAAAGGAGTAGACTTGCAGATTTCTGTTGAACTAGatatcaaattggtgtggcctaaaaTGGCAGTATTTTTATCTTTAGTTCAAACAGTATTTATAACATTATCATTGCTGGGATCATCATCAAGTGTAAAATGAAAAGTTTTCCAGTTATTTGCTTACATGGGTGTACAAATTTATACAGAAACATAAATAACTTgccattataaaaaagaagatgtggtatgattgccaatgatacaactatccacaaaagaccaaaatgacacaaacaactaaaggtcaccgtacggccttcaacaatgagcaaagcccataccgcatagtcagctataaaaggcctgataagccaatgtaaaacaattcaaaccagaaaactaacggccttatttatgtaaaaaaattacatgtattgGATAGAAAATGGCattaaacagaataaaaaatgcaaaatccagttatcaaataatttcatgcaAAACAAACTCAACCTTATTGCAACTGAGGGTCTGTTTATAATAACCAAAGTATGAACAGCAgaattcatacaaaataaaaatgataataaaacacTTAAGATGCCCATTTGTTTAGGATTCAAGACTGAATGTATTtctctaaaaaaatatgttatattttttttcattagttgGCTCTCTTATTGAGATATATTACAGGGTAAATattgattaacattttaaatcagAGATATGATGGTATTAAAATCATATACtcaaagtgtttatttttttttagcccAGAAATATATTCCTCCAAGGTCATCTACTTCATGTAAAGATAGGTGACTTTGGCTTAGCTAAAGATGACTTGAGAAATTCTGGACGAGAGGATGCTTTGTTAACACCATCACCCTTGGAATGTCCAGGTATGTAACATGTATTCCAGTTAAAGTATGCATATTAAAATGCCCACCAGCTGTAGTAGTAATATGGTCACCACTGATCATTGCAGCTTAATATATTAATACTAAGCATTTATTATCATGGAAAATTAGGAAAAGTATAGTTTGATTAatagattgattgttggtgtttaaggtggtacctaacactacagggagataactccgtAAAGTCAGCTGAACATTTTAATTAGGTTGTGTTGTAAAAAgaatattctaatgcaatttggatgtaacaatttttttcattggctaaaagttgctgtcaaatccacagttgaccaggcgtaactaaggagggacccgccattttgaattgatgaatcaacaaatgtttgaTTACCACTATATAATCGAAAacaaaacaacacctacctcaaattcgccgttttaatgtaattttatcccaatttgaagcgtacaggtaacgtaataacctccagtttgtaagttttcatttgtatgacgtcacgtttagcctgGACTTCTTTGtaccaaaatcattcatgaagtttcgcggatttttttttatttgacaaatttagtcattttttcaagttttatcgtattttttctttttgtaatgcattagaatcggaataacagtactgtagttgaagagttgccaccgtcaattttgatttgacggtggcaactcttcaactacagtactgttattccttaattcaGCATATCAATGATTAAAactggtgtttgtcaaactgctatataaccagcgtaattttttctgacaaaactgttagttcaaaatttttgaaattttatatttttgttaaagggtcaaagtaaatactttgacaaaattttatgaaaattaaatgagccaaattaattttagtgaaagtgttgggtaccaccttaacataGCTTATTGGGAAAAATAAAGATAGTTTGATTAatagattgattgttggtgtttaatgccacttttagCACTTTGAGCTTTAATGTTGTGTTCAGTTTTGATTGCAGAAGGAAGCTAGAATGCCTGCTGATAACCATGACCTTCAGGAAAAATCACAGTCCTAGTCAATTTTAAGATTGGAGTCTAACAAACCTGCCATGTGCAGGGTTTCAATTCTTAAATTCAGTTTTGAAAAGCTATTGATACAGTTGATAAACTATTAGACCACTCTGCTACCAAGGCCACAAAGATTTTCTGCTAACATATTATAGAATAATGAGAAGATACTTTATTTTTCTGTCTTCAGATAAATTTTATTGGGATACACATACAACGGGAGTTGGAACATCAACTTATGGGGCTCCTGAACAACTGCAGGGATCTGTTTATACTAATAAGGTAAAATTGCTTGCTTACATGAAAAGGTTGATTGATTACATATCTAGTCAAggatttatgttttattaagtGATTTTAgctgttaaaaatataaatctatatcaTATTCTATGCTTGCTAGGCAGGTgtggatgtttttttttgtttttttttttaaagatgtatGTATTTTTAGTGCAAAATCTTGCATTTCTATATTGATTTGCCTTTACAAAAGAGTTATCTTGATAAACAACTTTGGTCTGTGTAGACACTgcatagaaatatggtcacctGGAAAACCTTTTTGATAGTAAACTTTTTCTAATATGTCTAAAGACATCAGGTTGGCTGTTAGAGATATATTCACAATCAGCCACATTCTGTTTGGAATGGAAATGCTAAGTCTGGTGCCTTGTATACAGTGATTTTGCTAGCGCTCGTCACtttcatattttacgaaaaggtttacgaaatgacgaaaatatttcatatcaatttcgtcacttaaatttggaaagtgtaaaaatatttacacatcaaATTTCTTGAATTCTACCTGTCTTTATGTTTCTGACAAGTTTATGACCCTCAGGTTATTAACGTTTAGCACAGGTGTTGAAAGTTGTGATGACAAGTAATCCGCCTATCGCCAATCAGATGGGTCACTTATcacttaatttttattataaaacctcACAAATGACCatcataataatctatttaagttaaatcagtcagtcagcatttcattttaatcatttctcACAATTCTGTCGTATTTTCGTCATTTGAACAATCTTCCCCGACATTTcaactttactttcaatattTCCTTTACGATCATAATTTGCAGTTTGTTTGTCGTAATTTCGTCATTTTAACGTATTTTtgtcatactttatataaatattcatcaaaaactttcgaCAACTTcgattaaaaagaatgaaatttattcaaaacgtAAATATTTTCACTTGCAAACAGGTGCTTCCTGTTCTATGTATTGCGCATGCGTGAAAGTTCGTAGATGAATCCGGttttattctaaaattattattcaattgtcACTTCccgttttcatttcatttcgttAAAAAACGAAAGTAAACGTGATCTAGATACAGTCTACAGTCATTAGAATCGTCACATTAAGTATAGATGCAGATCCTTCTAtccaatattaaagaaattttcaagGATATAAATGATTGTGAAGTGAAAAAGTCGTTACAAGTTCATTTGTGCAGTGGTTTAAAAAAAGAGGCACCCAACTTTTGTTGATCAGGGGTGTGCCCTGAAAATAACTGAAGTGAAGTTGTGAACCATATTACCAGATCCCTGATCTTATCTTCATATCTTAGCATCACATCAGTCAATTCATTCAATATTGACAATAACTGCCTACATTAGCAATCCTAAAGTCTTCAAAGATCCTAGACTAGTCCTTGAAGTacttaaacatatatgtatagctaGTTTATATAAACATCCTAGACCCCTTgctattataaataataagccTGAATTTTATCACGCGCAAAAGTGACTAAAGCCCTCAAAATCCTAGCTGAAACCCTGCTTGTATATGAGCTGTGCTaagctctttgcacgttaaagTACCCTTGGAGCAACTGTTTAAAAGGTTCATAggttaaaaagcaaaaaaattaaCTCAGAACTAACATATCTTAATTTTCTAGTTTCAGTCCAAATTTGACGTCTTTCATCTTGGTGGTCTTATCTGGCAGAACctaattataatttgtatttactgTTAGTTTGTTCTCACCCTGAATATAGATGAATTAATTGAGAGTGGTCATAAAGCATATATTAATCAATTTCATAGGACATTTTTAAGCAAGACATGTACAACAAGTTTTTACACTCATTGTAcaatatttgtactttaatcTTTGATACATTGCAGTCACTTgcaatttgtattttgtttttaaaatacattgtttgtcATGTTTATCTTGTATGCATTGAAATGTGGTATATCATGTCACACATACTATATTCATGCACAAATGAGtggaaataaaatcaaaatagcaaACAATTGTAAAATTCTTGAATTTCTAacaataaagcaaaacaaaaatttattgccattattatttttttctttttcagagtGACATATACAGTTTGGGTGTGATATTATATGAATTGTTTCATTGGTTTAAAACTGACATGGAAAAGTATAAAAGTTTAGAATTGCTGAGACAAGGAGAAATAGATGCACAGCTTATACAACATTGGCCAGAACAAGTAACCTCACATTttcactattatttttttttcacataggcttgaagggttaaaaaataattctaataatCTTACTCTGTAATTTCTCGTATTACCATTGATAGGAAGAAGTCTTTGAATTccccttttttttccttttcaaagataaataaaaaagttttaccCCAT
This is a stretch of genomic DNA from Mytilus trossulus isolate FHL-02 chromosome 6, PNRI_Mtr1.1.1.hap1, whole genome shotgun sequence. It encodes these proteins:
- the LOC134720970 gene encoding eukaryotic translation initiation factor 2-alpha kinase 1-like isoform X1 — protein: MILLEYSGTWNCMHEDMEKELMLESQKVTYKTTALLSLMNIMDQNNDESMKSRISKSFQRYKPTSIKTFDDSDIASMTSSKESRKDVPNACNGGLVPRTVPSHLLMISILEQLCFMYAQDEEKGKELFKAISSHLARLNVVPALTTIDEMYSVRSQYRLFMDHVLHTAMLKIDKTRRALPSPTSPMEQIKRLSPQTSMVPTEDLLQIQTSRYKTEFSEEEKIGKGGFGSVYKAKHKLDGRLYAIKKIKFKHSQPDVWMKVLREVKALANLQHPNIVGYNAAWLEYSTDFRPDIPGTKVVSSEESISSRESRINHSKSTDFGDSIIFDSHVKFDNDYSMDNNPSSLPKLVELTDGWEPVEIVSQSEYCEACEMLRGKESKYTNSGSGDKVIHKTVPKHSCTSKFFESEFNEKTSNFGQAWDDVSHIDTFWDRPGRIRRSISCDCLTCKNKLHDHSHEKQVMLGYHHYSEDNIHSRIHVTLFIQMELCSVTLREYMQKRNTQCSSFLEFKTNAAANMRIFKQLVKGVDFIHSNGLIHRDLKPRNIFLQGHLLHVKIGDFGLAKDDLRNSGREDALLTPSPLECPDKFYWDTHTTGVGTSTYGAPEQLQGSVYTNKSDIYSLGVILYELFHWFKTDMEKYKSLELLRQGEIDAQLIQHWPEQAKAVIQMTNSVHSDRPTTKELLQSELFLTKEQIILEMQTKIDNQATEIQKLKDMLKERDVQMEILTSSLTLEQARLPHKPMTKKDKT
- the LOC134720970 gene encoding eukaryotic translation initiation factor 2-alpha kinase 1-like isoform X3, whose amino-acid sequence is MNIMDQNNDESMKSRISKSFQRYKPTSIKTFDDSDIASMTSSKESRKDVPNACNGGLVPRTVPSHLLMISILEQLCFMYAQDEEKGKELFKAISSHLARLNVVPALTTIDEMYSVRSQYRLFMDHVLHTAMLKIDKTRRALPSPTSPMEQIKRLSPQTSMVPTEDLLQIQTSRYKTEFSEEEKIGKGGFGSVYKAKHKLDGRLYAIKKIKFKHSQPDVWMKVLREVKALANLQHPNIVGYNAAWLEYSTDFRPDIPGTKVVSSEESISSRESRINHSKSTDFGDSIIFDSHVKFDNDYSMDNNPSSLPKLVELTDGWEPVEIVSQSEYCEACEMLRGKESKYTNSGSGDKVIHKTVPKHSCTSKFFESEFNEKTSNFGQAWDDVSHIDTFWDRPGRIRRSISCDCLTCKNKLHDHSHEKQVMLGYHHYSEDNIHSRIHVTLFIQMELCSVTLREYMQKRNTQCSSFLEFKTNAAANMRIFKQLVKGVDFIHSNGLIHRDLKPRNIFLQGHLLHVKIGDFGLAKDDLRNSGREDALLTPSPLECPDKFYWDTHTTGVGTSTYGAPEQLQGSVYTNKSDIYSLGVILYELFHWFKTDMEKYKSLELLRQGEIDAQLIQHWPEQAKAVIQMTNSVHSDRPTTKELLQSELFLTKEQIILEMQTKIDNQATEIQKLKDMLKERDVQMEILTSSLTLEQARLPHKPMTKKDKT
- the LOC134720970 gene encoding eukaryotic translation initiation factor 2-alpha kinase 1-like isoform X2, with product MGNNSTETILFSANFTNIMDQNNDESMKSRISKSFQRYKPTSIKTFDDSDIASMTSSKESRKDVPNACNGGLVPRTVPSHLLMISILEQLCFMYAQDEEKGKELFKAISSHLARLNVVPALTTIDEMYSVRSQYRLFMDHVLHTAMLKIDKTRRALPSPTSPMEQIKRLSPQTSMVPTEDLLQIQTSRYKTEFSEEEKIGKGGFGSVYKAKHKLDGRLYAIKKIKFKHSQPDVWMKVLREVKALANLQHPNIVGYNAAWLEYSTDFRPDIPGTKVVSSEESISSRESRINHSKSTDFGDSIIFDSHVKFDNDYSMDNNPSSLPKLVELTDGWEPVEIVSQSEYCEACEMLRGKESKYTNSGSGDKVIHKTVPKHSCTSKFFESEFNEKTSNFGQAWDDVSHIDTFWDRPGRIRRSISCDCLTCKNKLHDHSHEKQVMLGYHHYSEDNIHSRIHVTLFIQMELCSVTLREYMQKRNTQCSSFLEFKTNAAANMRIFKQLVKGVDFIHSNGLIHRDLKPRNIFLQGHLLHVKIGDFGLAKDDLRNSGREDALLTPSPLECPDKFYWDTHTTGVGTSTYGAPEQLQGSVYTNKSDIYSLGVILYELFHWFKTDMEKYKSLELLRQGEIDAQLIQHWPEQAKAVIQMTNSVHSDRPTTKELLQSELFLTKEQIILEMQTKIDNQATEIQKLKDMLKERDVQMEILTSSLTLEQARLPHKPMTKKDKT